The following is a genomic window from Spartobacteria bacterium.
GGATGGACTGATCAGACAGCTGGAAGATATTGAACAGAAGGTAACCGGGATCGCTGTGCCTGCCGGCTATGCCGATAAACTGTATGATCTGCGTGTACATATTGATTTAGTACGAACAAAGATGTCGACCCGGGGCGCACTGCGGACAAAGGATGCCACAGCGTGATAAACCACTCAAACGCACCGCTGGCCTGCCTGTGCTTCTCCAAAGACCGTCCTATGCAGCTGGATGGCTATCTGCGATCCGTCCGCCGCTATTTCTCTGCGCCTGTATCCATGACGGTTATTTATACGTCCACCGCAGAGGCTGCGGAGCAAGGCTATGACGCGATAGCAGAACAGCACTGCGACGTCCGATTTCTACGTCAGGAAGATTTCGGAACACAATGCCTGACCTGGCTGGCAGAGCAATCCGCCGACTATCTGTTATTTGGATGCGATGACGTCGTTTATATACGCCCCGTCGTGGTACAGCGTATTATACGGCTCTTTAAAAGTCATCACCCCATGGCGTTTTCACTTCGGCTGGGAAAGAACATCCAGTACACCCACACAACCCGGGCGCAGATCCCGCAACCACCTTTCACATCCATTGCGCCGAATCTACTGATATGGCAGTGGAATATGGCACAGGGCGACTGGGGATATCCCTTTGATTTGAACGGAACCATTTATCCCGCATCGCTCCTGCGAGCACTGCTCGAAGGAATGGACGCGCTGCACAAGTCCAATCCGTCACAGGAATGGCGTCATCCAAATCTCATGGAATCAAAAGGATGCCAGCTACTTAGAAAAGCAGCAGCACAAAGTGCCTCACCGTTTGCCTGCTTTGAAACGTCCTGCCTGGTTGTCCCCACGGTGAATCAGGTACAAAATGTGGGACTAAACCGGCTGATGGGCGCGTTTATTTCCCCGTGTGAGCTGGAAGAGAAACGCCGACAAGGCATCATCATGGATCTCAAAGCCTATGAGCAGCACATCTACAATCGAATCCACATCGGTGACTTTTTTACCACAACTGTACCGATTGCGAAGGACTGAACCGGTCTACCGCAGCGGATCCAGATGGCGACGTAAATCATCTTCCAAATGGAGTGCTTTATAGCGATCAAGCCGCCGATTCTGGGTTGACAGGACAGCTTGGCGTAATGGCTTGTCGGTGGTGAGCTGCCCCATCATTTCCGCGATGAGATCAAAGTGCTTCTCTTTGACCAGTACACCCGCGCCCTGCATCGTTTCGGCCACCGCGCCGGCATCGTAGGCCATCACCGGAATCTGGTTCTCCATGGCTTCCAATAAGGGAATACAAAAACCTTCGTGATCACTCAGGCACAGAAACAGATCTGCTTTCTGATAATAGGCATTCAGCACTGACTGCGTTACAGATCCCGGCATTTGTACATCTTTTAATCCATTTTCGTGACATATGGTTAATAAATAGGCATGATAGGCTTCCATTCCGTTGAATGATCCGGCGTGAATCAGACGACTGTCCGGGTTGACATAGCGCTGGTAGTAATAGAAGGCGGCCAGAATATCTTCGATGCGTTTATTGGGGGCGCAACGCCCGACAAACAGGATATTGGTCTTGCCGTCACTCAAACTGTTCATAACCTTCTTGTCAGGTTTATCCACCATGCTCTTGAAATCAAGGATTAGCGGCAGCACCTTCACGTCGCTATATCCCATGGCCGTCAATTCGTCGGCATTGAACTGACTGTCGGCCAAAACGACCTGCGCCACATCGTGCATGGCCCGCACCTGTACCAGTCCTTTTTCGGCATGAGCTGCCATTTGCGGGACAATCCCTTTGACCAGTTCCGGCGGAGTGATGTTATGATATATGATCACTTTTTTACATTTTAGTTCAGAAAATATACGATTTACCACCGAGCCAATGGATAAATGCAGGATAGCGATGTCATCGGGCTGACAAAGCGACGGCAGCGTCGACACGTCACCAATCTCCCGACGCAACTCAGGGAGAACTCTGGCCGTCTCCGAAAAGATCTCCGAGGGGTGTCCCCATTTCTGAATAATTTTGCGGATATTGATGGCTTGCGTGCTGATGGCATCGCCGCGACTGTATCCGGCCGTCAGTTGATGTATCGCATTCATCGTCCCAGCTCCTGTAATGCCGACAGCAGGCGTTCTTCCACCACCGGCCACGCGTATTCGTTCTGTACAAAGGCCTGTGCCTGACGACCCATAGCATCTGCCGCATCGGGATGATCCATCAGAAAGGTCAATTCTTCTTCAAAATCAGGATAATGACGGAACCATAAGCCGCCTTCAGATCGACGGCACTGCCACGAAAGCACTTCGCTTCCCGCATGTACCAGTGCCGGACGTCCTGCCAGAAAGGATTCCAGCAACACAATGCCGAAGCTCTCAAAGGTGGACGGATGCACAAAGGCCAGCGCCCCCGCCATTAAATCATGCTTCGTCTGTTCGTCGACAAAGCCCATATCGGTGATTACATGATACAGCTCCGACGGGGCTTCAATATTTCCGCTGCCCGTAAACACCATGCGTATGTCCCTGCCGGTGCGTTCGCGAAAAGCGGCCACATACTGGGTCATCAACGGGGTCCCTTTCCCTGTTTCCCTTCGACCGCAATACAGTAAATACGGCTCCTCAAAGGCCAAGGCACCCCTCGCACGTTCAGCAGAAAAAGCAAAGGAATCCAATCCCATCCCCACCACACGTCCCCGTTCGGGAGCGATGCCGTAGAGTCGCTCCGCTAAATGCTGCTCGGGCTCTGCGTTATAGAGACATCCCTGCGCCTTCAGAAACATGTCTTTCATGATGGATGCATAGGCAAATCCTTCGTCATGCAAACAGGGAACCAGCAAGGTTTTTTCCGGCAGCGCCTCCACGACCTGCCAGACCAGACCGAAGAGATAAGGACCGGCCAGAACACAGTCGAAATGGTCCTGATGCACCTTTAAATAGTCAATCAGCGCATCACTGGTGACACTGTTGCGAATCCACAGCAGCTCTTCCTCTCGGCTCATTTCCACGCCTGTGCACATATCGATCTGCATCTGTTTGAACAGTCGGGCGTTGCGGGTACTGTTCACAGGGAAACGTATCACGTCGATCTGCCCCACCTTTTTTCGCCCTTCCGGCAGCACGTTTTCCCACGTGTTGTGATTCTCCGCACAGGTGGTCAGAAACGTGACCTGTATCCCCCGTTTACATAGTTTCTCTGCCGTCACTTTCAGCAGGGTTTCGGCACCGCCCACAGTCTGTCCTTCGGCAAAACGCGGCGATACCATGGCAATATGGCACAATGACCTCATATTTCGCTGTTTCCAACCTGATCCAGCCTGGTCTCCAGCTGCTGAACCTTGTCTTCCAGCTCCTGGATACGTTTGCTGTATTTTTCGTCCAGCGATTCAATGGCGGTGACCAGTAAGCCATTCACTTCGTTCTGCTGCGACCATAGACGATAGGTATAAAAACGTAATAAACCCCAAATCGTCTTTTTCATCTTGATGAGAAAGGGTGCCAGACTTTTGCGGCGCTCATGAATCTCAAAGTCGGAAATATCCACATGCACCGCATCACGTAGACAACGCAGATAAAAACCGAGAAACTGATCCTCGCTTTTCAGATTTACCAGATTCAGCCGTTCGGCGCGGGCAATGCGGGCATCATCGTAGGCACCCCTGGCCATCTTTTCTTCTACGCGCTGGCAGACACTCTTTACAATAGCATCGGTATCAACACCTTCTGCACCAATTTTGAATAACTCTTCACTCATATGGATTCACTCTTTATGTGGTTCTACATCAGACAGATTCATCGGAGGAAAGCGCCCCGGGAGGCGCAGCAGCCGATCCGTCCGGCTCAATCGCTTCATGACTGAGAATACATTTTTGCAACTGATGGGCGTTGACGGAAAGCGATGTCATGGGCAGATACAGCACGTCCTGCGCTTCGGGGTTCTTGATAATAGAAACCGGCCCTTTGGTATCGGTTTTGCATTTATGAATCAAGTTATCCAGCTCAATAACCGTGGCATGATAACATACCGAACGCACATTGATTTTGGCATTGGCTTTTTCCTTTATGGCATTGATGCGTCTCAGCGCTTCGTATTCCGCTGATTTTATCGTCTCTTCGATTTCCGTTTTGCGGGCAACCAGTTCCTGATACCGTTCCAGCAAGGCTTTAGCCATGGTTCGCAACCGTTCCGATCCGGCCAGCACTTCTGGCCTGCGACGCAGCGGCGATAGTTTGCGCACGGTCGCATCCATTTCAATGACAATCAGTTTAAGCTCATCGCCCAGCTCGGTCTTCTGGGTTATCTCTTTGTCCACCAGTCCGGCGTTCAGTTTGGTCACAATGCCTAAATCAGAGCCGATGGATATCAGATCCATGCCGTTTCGCGCCGCATATTCCCCGCCCGACACGTTGCCTTTGACGTAGATCGCGCCGCGACATTTTACCCGGCAACGCAGCATCTCGTAATTAACCGTGAGATCTTTTTCGCAGTCCACCGTCACATTATGCAGATAGTTGGATGTCAGATTTCCACCGCACTGAATAATGGCACCGGTGGATTTTCCGCCCGACATGCCGCCCAGTTTAATATCACCGTCTGAGGAAATAGTGCAGACGCCTACGGTACCGTCGACCTGCACCCCCCGTTTGCCATGAATGTTAAATCCGTCGCTGACATCCCCTCCGATACGCACAAACCCCACGAAATCGATATGCCCCACCGAATAATCCACATTGAAATCAACCACCAGATCCACGGATACCTGCAGGGTATCGTCTTTATACACCAGACGCCCCTCTCTGGTGGCAAGCACTCGCGTCCCGTTGTCGACTTTTTTCACGCCGTCACCAGCCTGAGCATAGATATCGTGACCTCGCGTGGCCAGTACCGTCTTGCCCGTCACCGTCATCCCGTCCTGTTTCGTCCCCGGGTGAATAAGCGCCAATTCCTGATCGGGATAGACATTCTGAAACATATTGGTGACGCGATAGTCTACCTGATTGTTCTTGGTCTGGCTGTTATTTACTTCCGGACGGTCTCTTGAGGGCTGCACAATGAACTCAATACGCCCGTTAATGCTCTTCGGCGGCGTACCCCTCGCCACGCAAATGTCCATGGACTGTTCGGACGTACTGCTGACCAGTTCCACCAGCTCATCAATGCCCGCCTCATCCAGACCGTGCACGATGCCCCTGGAATGCAAAACCTCTTTCAATTCCGCTGCTGTAGGAGGAACCCCGCCATCCAGACGCATAATGGTGGCATGACATGCCATCGCTCCGCTCGAAAGGAATAATTCCAGTCGATAACTTTCCTGCTCGATTGTTAAGCTGTCTGCCGCCATGAAAGCCCTCGGTTGTTACGTGTTGAGGCGTTTAAATACACATTCGGGAATGTTGCGAACCATACACATGATCCATCGCCACATCCAGAGAACATAAACACTGTTTTTACTTTTTTTGAAAGCCTTCATTATCGCGGCGGCCGCCTGTTCCGGAGAGGCGGTCACCACCGGCGGCAGTGACATGCCGTCGGTCATGCGTGTCCGCATAAAGCCAGGTAAAACAGTAAGCACATGTACATTAGCAGGATACAATCTATTTCTCAGGCCGGAAAGATAGGCTGTAAAGCCTGCCTTCGCACTGCCGTACAGATAATTACTCTGCCGTCCCCGTTCTCCCGCCACCGAACTGATGCCAATGATCGTACCCGTACGACGCGCTTCAAAATCGGCAGCAACAATTTCCAGAATATTCACCGCCCCGTTGTAGTTCGTTTCCAGTATACGACGACGCTCCTCGGACTCTTTCTCACCCTGGTGCTGATCGCCCAGATAACCGAATGCACAGCAAACCATGTCCGGTTTGACCGTCAGCTGATCATAAAAGGCGGCATGAGACGCAAAATCCATGGCATCAAAGGCCACCGTTTCTGCCGTACCTTTGCAGCGAATCTGCAAGTCCGCTGCCAGGGCATCGATATCCGTCGGCTGGCGCGACGCCAGCACTAAATTCCATCCGTCCGCTGCCAGCAGTTTGCTGAAGGCCTTTGCCACATCCGATGCAGCACCTAGAATTAAAGCTGTTTTCATCATATCCCCTTCTTATTTAAAATTGCGTTCATCGTGCATGCCCAGTCGCTTCGACTGTAACGAGCGGAATGTCCCTTCCGGATCCCACGTCTGTATGCGCTGACAGAAGATCTTTGCATTCTCATAGCCCTTGAAAAACATCTCCGGTTTCATGCGCACATCCTTGGCCATATAGAGCCGCCCGCCATATTTGAGCACCAGTTTATCCAGCTCATCCAGTACCGCAAAGCAGCGCTTGGTAACCGGGAAATCCAGTGCCAGAAAATACCCTTCATAGGGAAAAGAAATAAAGGTGTTGTGCTTGCCGAATTTTTTGAGCACAGCCAGAAAAGATCCCAGCCCGCAGGCGCTGATTTTTTCCAGTAAAACAGGTAATCCTTCGTAGCTTGTAGACATAGGCAGCAGGAACTGATACTGCGTGAACCCGCGTCGACCATAAATACGGTTCCAGTTGTTCACAAAATCCAGCGGATAAAAAAAGGTATCATAATCCACAATGTGTTCATGTATGCCCGACGGCGTATGATGGTAATAGGCAAAATTAAAGGCCTGTACCGACCAGTTGTTCAATGCAAAACCGGGAAACATCATGGGCACATTCAACTTGGGCATCTGTTTGATTTCCAAGGGATGCCGCTGATGCCGTGTGTCGCATAAATCGCTTTGTACCGCATGCTCCCCGCGCATCATCACACTGCGCCCCATCTTACTGCCCCTGGCCACACAGTCGATCCAGGCCACCGAATAGGTCCATTTTCCCATATTATCAAACAGGGCCATCAGTTCGTCCAGATCCTTACAGCGCACCGTTTCTTCCTTGATATAGGCGGTTTCCACGGGAATCAACTGAATAGCCGCCTCCAGAATAATGCCGGTCAACCCCATCCCGCCCCGGGTGGTTTCAAAGAACTCCGACTCTTCCGCAGCCGAGCATTCAACGATCTCCCCGTTCGCCTTCATCACGCACATGCTCACTACATAATCACAGAAACTGCCCGAACTCTTCCCATGCACATCCGATGCAATGGCCCCGCCCACCGTTACAAATTTTGTCCCCGGCGTAACCGGCAGAAACCATCCGCGCGGAACAAAAACAGTCAAAATATCTTCCAGCGACACACCCGCCTGACACCGAACAATCCCCCGCTGTTCATCAAAAGAAATAAAATGACCATACGTCCGCGTATTGATGATCGTCGACGACAACGCTGAATCGCCATAACAGCGCCCCAGCCCCCTGGCAATCATCTCCGGTGTCTGCGAAATCATCGCAGACAGCTGATCCGGACTGCGCAAATGCTGCACATCCGCCTGTACCACCGGATAATTCCCCCAATCACTGATTTTCTCTCTCATCCCGTTTCTACCCTCTATTGTCACACCTGCGCCTTATCAAACCGCAAAAAACTTGTTTAATATCACATATTCGGTGCCAAAAAAAAAGTTCCAATCTTTGGAAAGGCGCATGCGTGTGATTTCACGGGGCGGGCACATACCGCATAAATGCTCACTCAGGATCGGCAGCGGTTCCGCCCCATCCGGTATCAATCTCAGGAAGCGCGTCTACAGCTGCCCGTGAAAGAATCGCGGGGGTCGCAGGCTGTGCACACAACCGGGTTGATCCGCTCAGGCGGAACAGAGCAATCTGCTGCTGCAGCTGATGCGACTGACCTTTCAGCTCTGCGGATGCCGATGCTGTTTGCTCGGCATTCGCCGTATTCTGCTGCGTAACCTGATCTACCTGAGAAAGACCGATATTTACCTGCGCAACACCCTCGGCCTGCTCATTTGAGGCCGCCGCGATTTCTCCCACCAGATCCGCAGATTTTACGATGCTGCTCACAATATTTTTAAAAGCATGCGCCGTGGATTCCGCCACCTGCAATCCGTTGGTTACTTTTGCTGAGGACAGGTCAATCAAGTCTGCGGTTTCCCTCGCAGCCTTAGCACTACGACCGGCTAGATTACGCACCTCATCCGCCACTACCGCAAATCCCTTTCCATGAACCCCAGCCCGTGCCGCTTCCACCGCCGCATTGAGCGCGAGCAAATTTGTCTGGAAGGCGATATCATCAATGACCTTGATGATTTTCGCAATGTGCTGACTCGAAGAATTAATGTCGTTCATTGCGCTAACCATCTGCTGCATCTGTTCACTTCCATTCTCTGCCGCGTCCCTTGCCCCATTGGCCAGCGTGTTAGCCTGCGTTGCATTCTCCGCATTCGTCTTCGTTTGCGAAGCAATTTCCATCAATGAACTGGTAATTTCTTCCAGTGCCGACGCCTGCTCTGTTGCTCCCTGCGAGAGCGACTGACTGGCATCCATAATCTGATTCGCACCCGAATCCACCAGCCCAACAGTTGCGGCCACTTGCGATAACGCCCCGTCCAGCGTCTGCATCATCTGATTGACGTGTTTTTTCAGATCCGCCAGCTGCCCGTTATACTCTCCGGACATAAGCCCTGTCAGATCATTGTTTGC
Proteins encoded in this region:
- a CDS encoding FAD-binding oxidoreductase → MREKISDWGNYPVVQADVQHLRSPDQLSAMISQTPEMIARGLGRCYGDSALSSTIINTRTYGHFISFDEQRGIVRCQAGVSLEDILTVFVPRGWFLPVTPGTKFVTVGGAIASDVHGKSSGSFCDYVVSMCVMKANGEIVECSAAEESEFFETTRGGMGLTGIILEAAIQLIPVETAYIKEETVRCKDLDELMALFDNMGKWTYSVAWIDCVARGSKMGRSVMMRGEHAVQSDLCDTRHQRHPLEIKQMPKLNVPMMFPGFALNNWSVQAFNFAYYHHTPSGIHEHIVDYDTFFYPLDFVNNWNRIYGRRGFTQYQFLLPMSTSYEGLPVLLEKISACGLGSFLAVLKKFGKHNTFISFPYEGYFLALDFPVTKRCFAVLDELDKLVLKYGGRLYMAKDVRMKPEMFFKGYENAKIFCQRIQTWDPEGTFRSLQSKRLGMHDERNFK
- a CDS encoding glycosyltransferase, with translation MNAIHQLTAGYSRGDAISTQAINIRKIIQKWGHPSEIFSETARVLPELRREIGDVSTLPSLCQPDDIAILHLSIGSVVNRIFSELKCKKVIIYHNITPPELVKGIVPQMAAHAEKGLVQVRAMHDVAQVVLADSQFNADELTAMGYSDVKVLPLILDFKSMVDKPDKKVMNSLSDGKTNILFVGRCAPNKRIEDILAAFYYYQRYVNPDSRLIHAGSFNGMEAYHAYLLTICHENGLKDVQMPGSVTQSVLNAYYQKADLFLCLSDHEGFCIPLLEAMENQIPVMAYDAGAVAETMQGAGVLVKEKHFDLIAEMMGQLTTDKPLRQAVLSTQNRRLDRYKALHLEDDLRRHLDPLR
- a CDS encoding SDR family oxidoreductase; translated protein: MKTALILGAASDVAKAFSKLLAADGWNLVLASRQPTDIDALAADLQIRCKGTAETVAFDAMDFASHAAFYDQLTVKPDMVCCAFGYLGDQHQGEKESEERRRILETNYNGAVNILEIVAADFEARRTGTIIGISSVAGERGRQSNYLYGSAKAGFTAYLSGLRNRLYPANVHVLTVLPGFMRTRMTDGMSLPPVVTASPEQAAAAIMKAFKKSKNSVYVLWMWRWIMCMVRNIPECVFKRLNT
- a CDS encoding glycosyltransferase — protein: MRSLCHIAMVSPRFAEGQTVGGAETLLKVTAEKLCKRGIQVTFLTTCAENHNTWENVLPEGRKKVGQIDVIRFPVNSTRNARLFKQMQIDMCTGVEMSREEELLWIRNSVTSDALIDYLKVHQDHFDCVLAGPYLFGLVWQVVEALPEKTLLVPCLHDEGFAYASIMKDMFLKAQGCLYNAEPEQHLAERLYGIAPERGRVVGMGLDSFAFSAERARGALAFEEPYLLYCGRRETGKGTPLMTQYVAAFRERTGRDIRMVFTGSGNIEAPSELYHVITDMGFVDEQTKHDLMAGALAFVHPSTFESFGIVLLESFLAGRPALVHAGSEVLSWQCRRSEGGLWFRHYPDFEEELTFLMDHPDAADAMGRQAQAFVQNEYAWPVVEERLLSALQELGR
- a CDS encoding DUF342 domain-containing protein, yielding MAADSLTIEQESYRLELFLSSGAMACHATIMRLDGGVPPTAAELKEVLHSRGIVHGLDEAGIDELVELVSSTSEQSMDICVARGTPPKSINGRIEFIVQPSRDRPEVNNSQTKNNQVDYRVTNMFQNVYPDQELALIHPGTKQDGMTVTGKTVLATRGHDIYAQAGDGVKKVDNGTRVLATREGRLVYKDDTLQVSVDLVVDFNVDYSVGHIDFVGFVRIGGDVSDGFNIHGKRGVQVDGTVGVCTISSDGDIKLGGMSGGKSTGAIIQCGGNLTSNYLHNVTVDCEKDLTVNYEMLRCRVKCRGAIYVKGNVSGGEYAARNGMDLISIGSDLGIVTKLNAGLVDKEITQKTELGDELKLIVIEMDATVRKLSPLRRRPEVLAGSERLRTMAKALLERYQELVARKTEIEETIKSAEYEALRRINAIKEKANAKINVRSVCYHATVIELDNLIHKCKTDTKGPVSIIKNPEAQDVLYLPMTSLSVNAHQLQKCILSHEAIEPDGSAAAPPGALSSDESV